TAGAGGTTGTCGTACATGATGTCGCCGCACGAGATGCCGAAAACGTGCTCGCCGCCGAGCCCGGCGATCGTTTCGCTGATATCGGGCACCGACTGGCCCAGGAAGAGGCCGATCTCCCGCTCGTCCTGCGCCTGAATGTCGCCGAGGAGGAGCAGGGTGTGGTCGTCCTGGGGCACCGGGTCGGGTTCGAGGTCGAAGGTCGCTGTTTGCTGCTGCCGGCCCGACAGCGCCTGGTAGAAGCGGGCGGTCCCGGGGCGGTTGAGGGGGATGCGGTAGCCGGATGGCGGCGTGAACCACACGAACCCGCGCTCGGACCGGGTGAGGATCTCGAAGGCGCCATCTGCGTCAGTGTCCACGACCTGAACGCCGTCAGAGACCGGGACCCGGGGGATGCCGCGGCCGCGGGAGCGCACCACGCCCTGAACGACGATGGGAGAGGAGCGGGTGGTCGGCGCGGCTGGCATGCCGGGCCGAGTCGGGGTCGGCTGGGAACCGAGCGGGGCGTAGGGATCGGCGAGAAGCCCTTCCGGGCGGAGTGCCGCGCCGGCGAAGGCTGCGGCGCCGGTCCTGAGGAAGGTGCGGCGGGAGGTGGCGTGTCGGTTCATGGATCGAATCTGCTTTGCAACGCTACCACTGAGTCGTGGTGACCACCGGGCCAGGTGCGGAACGGCCGCCAGGCGAGTGCGGCGCCGCCGACGCGCCGCTACCGCACGGCGTCGGCGAGCGCCGCGACCAGGGCCGCGCGGTGGCGGCTGTACTCCGCGTTCGTCGCGTATGGCCAGGCGCTGTGGGTCACGATCACGGTGTTCGACGACGGGTCCATCCACAGGTACTGGCCGAAGATGCCGATGCCGGCGAAGACGCCGTCACCGACCAGCCACCAGAGGTAGCCGTAGCCGTCGTAGCCGCTGCTGGGGATGGTGGACTCCTCCATCCAGCCTTCGGGCAGCACCCGCGTACCGTCGCGCAGGACACCGCCGTTCATCGCGAAGATCCCGATCCGGGCGTAGTCGCGGAGCGTCGCGTTGATGCAGCAGCCGCCCAGTTCGCCGCCGCCCTCCTCGTGGAGCAGCCAGTTGGCGTCGGCCTCCATGCCGAACGGGCCCCAGATCTTGTGCTCCAGGTAGGTCGAGAGGTTGTTGCCGATCGCCGCCCGCAGCACGGCGCCGGCCATGTTCGTCTCGCCGGTGTTGTAGTTGAAGACCTCGCCCGGAGCATGGAGCTCTTCGAGCCCCGCCATGTACTTCGTCTGCTCGACGATCGGCCCCGGCAACGTGGCCACGTCGGACTCGGGGTCCGCGTAGTCCTCGTTCCAGTCGACCCCTGAAGACATCTGCAGTACGTCCCTGATCGAGACGTCGTCGTAGCCGCCGCCCGCG
This region of Acidobacteriota bacterium genomic DNA includes:
- a CDS encoding serine hydrolase, whose protein sequence is MRSPRERSNQWLVVAVAMMLAFAACAGPVADTEPAGAAEPVNPDLENLGPRDQVLFWTPEQQIAGYRNADLVGAARWFEASDDPYPLTPAPRDLSSVTYEVEGETFTVEDYIRDRRIAGLLVVKDDEVVFERYGLGNDEHSRWISFSIAKSVVSMLYGAAIADGYIGSVDDPVTKYLPLLAGGGYDDVSIRDVLQMSSGVDWNEDYADPESDVATLPGPIVEQTKYMAGLEELHAPGEVFNYNTGETNMAGAVLRAAIGNNLSTYLEHKIWGPFGMEADANWLLHEEGGGELGGCCINATLRDYARIGIFAMNGGVLRDGTRVLPEGWMEESTIPSSGYDGYGYLWWLVGDGVFAGIGIFGQYLWMDPSSNTVIVTHSAWPYATNAEYSRHRAALVAALADAVR